In the Alligator mississippiensis isolate rAllMis1 chromosome 7, rAllMis1, whole genome shotgun sequence genome, one interval contains:
- the PCNA gene encoding proliferating cell nuclear antigen: MFEARLVQGSVLKRVLEALKDLITEACWDLGSGGISLQSMDSSHVSLVQLTLRSEGFDTYRCDRNIAMGVNLTSMSKILKCAGNEDIITLRAEDNADTLALVFEAPNQEKVSDYEMKLMDLDVEQLGIPEQEYSCVVKMPSAEFARICRDLSHIGDAVVISCAKDGVKFSANGELGSGNIKLSQTSNVDKEEEAVTIEMNEAVQLTFALRYLNFFTKATPLSPTVTLSMSADVPLVVEYKIADMGHLKYYLAPKIEDQQEGS, translated from the exons ATGTTCGAGGCGCGGCTGGTGCAGGGTTCGGTGTTGAAGCGCGTGCTAGAGGCGCTTAAAGACCTCATCACTGAGGCCTGCTGGGACCTGGGCTCGGGCGGCATCAGCTTGCAGAGCATGGACTCCTCGCACGTCTCACTGGTGCAGCTCACGCTGCGCTCCGAGGGCTTCGACACCTACCGCTGCGACCGTAACATCGCTATGGGCGTCAACCTGACCAG CATGTCCAAAATTCTGAAGTGTGCTGGCAACGAAGACATCATCACGCTGCGAGCAGAAGACAATGCAGACACCCTGGCCCTGGTGTTCGAGGCCCCAA ATCAAGAAAAGGTCTCCGATTATGAGATGAAACTAATGGATTTGGATGTGGAACAGCTTGGCATCCCA GAACAAGAATACAGTTGTGTTGTGAAAATGCCTTCAGCTGAATTTGCACGCATCTGCAGAGATCTAAGCCATATTGGAGATGCAGTTGTTATCTCATGTGCAAAAGATGGTGTCAAATTTTCAGCTAATGGAGAGCTAGGAAGTGGAAACATCAAACTGTCCCAGACCAGTAATGTTGATAAAGAGGAAGAAGCT GTTACAATAGAGATGAATGAGGCAGTCCAGCTGACTTTTGCTTTGAGGTATTTGAACTTCTTTACCAAAGCAACTCCTTTGTCGCCTACAGTAACGCTCAGCATGTCTGCAGATGTTCCCCTTG TTGTGGAGTACAAGATTGCTGATATGGGACACTTAAAATACTACCTGGCTCCAAAGATTGAGGATCAACAAGAAGGCTCTTAA